A stretch of DNA from Henriciella sp. AS95:
AAACCCTCGAAGAGCGCGGCGCGCTTGATTACACCGTGATCGTGTCCGCAACGGCGTCCGAGCCGGCCCCGCTTCAGTATCTTGCACCGTTCACCGGCTGCACGATCGGCGAGTGGTTCCGCGACAATGGCATGCACGCCCTGATCATTTATGATGACCTTTCCAAGCAGGCTGTTGCCTATCGTCAGATGTCCCTGCTTCTGCGCCGCCCACCGGGCCGCGAAGCCTATCCGGGTGACGTTTTCTATCTTCACTCCCGCCTGCTCGAGCGTGCGGCCAAGCTGAACGAGGATCACGGTTCAGGCTCCCTGACCGCGCTTCCGATCATCGAGACCCAGGCAAACGACGTGTCGGCCTATATTCCGACGAACGTTATTTCGATTACCGATGGTCAGATCTTCCTTGAAACCGACCTCTTCTATCAGGGTATCCGCCCGGCCGTGAACGTCGGCCTTTCGGTGTCGCGCGTTGGTTCTGCTGCGCAGACCAAAGCCATGAAGAAAGTCGCCGGTTCGATGAAGGGTGAACTCGCCCAGTACCGCGAGATGGCGGCCTTTGCGAAGTTCGGCTCTGACCTCGACGCCGCCACCCAGCGCCTTCTCGGCCGTGGTGAGCGCCTGACCGAGCTCCTCAAGCAGCCGCAATTCTCGCCGCTGCAGATGGAAGAGCAGGTTGTCGTGATCTATGCCGGTACGCGCGGTTACCTTGATGGCGTCGCTGTCCGCGATGTCACGCGCTACGAAAAAGAGCTGCTGGCTCACCTTCGCGGCGCGAAGAAGGAGCTGCTGGCGAAAATCCGCAAGGAAAAAGCCCTGACCGACGACATCGAGGCCGAAATCAAATCGACCCTCGACGACTTCACCAAGGCTTTCGCCTAAGACACGCGACGCGAGCAGGAGCTGAGCAATGCCCAGCCTTAAGGATCTGAAAAACCGGATCGCCAGCGTGAAATCCACGCGGAAGATCACCAAGGCCATGCAGATGGTGGCCGCGGCCA
This window harbors:
- the atpA gene encoding F0F1 ATP synthase subunit alpha; the protein is MDISAAEISGILKSQIENFGVEAEVSDVGQVLSVGDGIARVYGLDNVQAGETVEFDGGIKGMALNLEADNVGVVIFGDDRGIKEGDTVKRTNEIVAAPVGKGLLGRVVDPLGEPIDGKGALKDVADRNRVDVKAPGILPRKSVHEPMMTGLKAIDAMIPVGRGQRELIIGDRQTGKTAICVDTILNQKQTNDAAKDDSEKLFCVYVAIGQKRSTVAQVVKTLEERGALDYTVIVSATASEPAPLQYLAPFTGCTIGEWFRDNGMHALIIYDDLSKQAVAYRQMSLLLRRPPGREAYPGDVFYLHSRLLERAAKLNEDHGSGSLTALPIIETQANDVSAYIPTNVISITDGQIFLETDLFYQGIRPAVNVGLSVSRVGSAAQTKAMKKVAGSMKGELAQYREMAAFAKFGSDLDAATQRLLGRGERLTELLKQPQFSPLQMEEQVVVIYAGTRGYLDGVAVRDVTRYEKELLAHLRGAKKELLAKIRKEKALTDDIEAEIKSTLDDFTKAFA